In Luteitalea sp., the following proteins share a genomic window:
- a CDS encoding DUF4097 family beta strand repeat protein: MIIGALVRWLILALAIPAAGLLAAPPLSADPAPRPQEQRADSDDRIVRTLRVNDGDVLELHNIAGDITITGTEGNKLHIDARKNGRRGAAIDVEIVQRAARVEVRTRARRGNGSRGEVDYTLRVPASMVLDVHTVSGDVEATNVHGRATLRAVSGDIVASGLTQLDAAETLSGDVRISSTTATGNANIKTTSGSVTLGDIKAGGLKVTSVSGDVRLGEVSTTRLEVTSLSGDVEFSGPLSPTGRYTINSHSGDVRFQPSDQTGFELTAGSFSGSVRSDLPVTMQNLAGGRGRRNVQGVVGDGAASVDLTTFSGDITILK; this comes from the coding sequence ATGATCATTGGTGCGCTCGTTCGCTGGCTCATTCTGGCGCTCGCCATCCCCGCTGCAGGGCTCCTGGCTGCGCCGCCGCTCAGCGCGGATCCGGCGCCACGCCCACAGGAGCAACGGGCGGACAGCGACGATCGCATCGTCCGGACGCTCCGCGTGAACGATGGTGACGTGCTCGAGCTCCACAACATCGCCGGCGACATCACGATTACCGGAACCGAGGGAAACAAGCTGCACATCGACGCTCGCAAGAACGGCCGGCGCGGCGCGGCTATCGACGTGGAGATTGTGCAGCGCGCCGCCCGGGTCGAGGTGAGAACACGCGCGCGGCGAGGCAATGGCTCACGCGGGGAGGTCGACTACACGTTGCGCGTGCCAGCGAGCATGGTGCTCGACGTGCACACCGTCTCCGGGGACGTCGAGGCGACAAACGTGCACGGCCGCGCGACCTTGCGCGCCGTGTCGGGCGACATCGTGGCGTCTGGGCTCACCCAGCTCGATGCAGCGGAAACACTCTCAGGCGATGTGCGCATCTCCTCCACGACGGCGACCGGCAACGCGAATATCAAGACGACCAGCGGCAGCGTCACGCTCGGCGACATCAAGGCTGGCGGGCTGAAGGTCACCTCGGTCAGTGGCGACGTGCGCCTGGGTGAGGTCTCCACCACGCGGCTGGAGGTCACGTCGCTCTCTGGCGACGTCGAGTTCTCGGGCCCGCTCAGCCCAACCGGGCGTTACACGATCAACTCCCACTCGGGCGACGTCCGCTTCCAACCGAGCGACCAGACCGGCTTCGAGCTGACCGCCGGATCGTTCAGCGGCTCGGTTCGCTCGGATCTGCCGGTCACCATGCAGAACCTTGCCGGCGGACGCGGCCGCCGCAACGTCCAGGGTGTCGTCGGCGACGGTGCGGCGTCGGTGGACCTCACGACGTTCAGCGGCGATATCACCATCCTGAAATAG
- a CDS encoding sigma-70 family RNA polymerase sigma factor, with translation MSDRDRGDDASLVSRCVAGDISAFEELYHQHSGRLYSLTLRMLGNAADAEDLLQEVFLTAYRKLASFKGASSLGTWLYRLAVNACLDHLRSRSARNDLRTDSLDRAEAPRIGARDPAMVPTRFDLERAIRQLPPASRSCFVLHDVEGFEHHEIASMLGIAVGTSKSQVHKARMKIRAKLVGASAPTTDRAGRASQPGETP, from the coding sequence ATGTCGGATCGAGATCGCGGAGATGACGCCAGTCTCGTGTCGCGCTGCGTCGCAGGCGACATCTCCGCGTTCGAGGAGCTGTATCACCAGCATTCGGGGCGCCTCTATTCACTAACGCTGCGGATGCTCGGCAATGCGGCGGACGCGGAAGACCTGCTCCAGGAGGTCTTCCTCACGGCGTATCGCAAGCTTGCCAGCTTCAAAGGCGCCTCGTCGCTCGGCACCTGGTTGTATCGGCTCGCCGTCAACGCCTGTCTCGACCACCTGCGGAGTCGGAGCGCGCGCAACGACCTGCGGACCGACTCGCTCGATCGCGCTGAAGCGCCGCGGATCGGTGCCAGAGATCCGGCCATGGTGCCAACTCGATTCGATCTAGAGCGAGCGATTCGCCAGTTGCCGCCCGCCTCGCGAAGCTGTTTCGTTCTGCACGACGTCGAGGGGTTCGAGCACCATGAGATTGCATCAATGCTCGGCATCGCGGTTGGCACGTCGAAGTCGCAGGTACACAAAGCGCGAATGAAGATTCGCGCGAAGCTGGTCGGCGCCTCGGCGCCAACGACTGATCGCGCCGGCCGCGCTAGCCAACCAGGTGAGACGCCATGA
- a CDS encoding ISL3 family transposase, translated as MQIKTILNRIQKQRGFVYGAIQLEEQIGGLALTIEIAPHRRNRPQCSGCGQRSGGVYDRLAPRRFEFIPLWGLRVFFLYMMRRIDCARCGVTVEQVPWADGKHQLTTTYQWFLATWAKRLSWQEVARVFRTSWDQVFRSVAMAVAWGRDHVDLTGIRAIGIDEVHWQHGGNFLTLVYQIDPTQKRLLWIGQHRRAKTLLQFFRWFGKERTAALTFICSDMWKAYLKVVAKKAGHALHILDRFHIAKHMSDAIDQVRRAEVRSLRQRGRQPLLTKARWLLLKRRENQTRDQRARLRELVQHNLRAVRAMLLREWFDDFWHYRSLDWAGAFLDEWCVQVMRSRIEPMKKVARMLRRHRPLLLNWFRARGEISAAIVEGFNNKAKLTSRKAYGFRSYRCLEIALYHTLGQLPEPEATHRFC; from the coding sequence ATGCAGATCAAGACTATCCTGAATCGGATTCAGAAACAGCGAGGGTTCGTGTACGGCGCGATCCAGCTTGAGGAGCAGATCGGCGGGCTCGCGTTGACGATTGAGATCGCGCCGCATCGCCGCAACCGGCCACAGTGCAGCGGCTGCGGGCAGCGTAGCGGCGGCGTCTACGACCGCCTTGCGCCGCGCCGCTTCGAGTTCATCCCGCTCTGGGGCCTGCGCGTGTTCTTCCTCTACATGATGCGGCGCATCGACTGCGCCCGCTGTGGGGTCACCGTCGAGCAGGTGCCGTGGGCCGACGGCAAGCACCAGCTCACGACGACGTACCAGTGGTTTCTGGCGACGTGGGCGAAGCGCCTCAGTTGGCAGGAGGTCGCGCGCGTCTTCCGCACCAGCTGGGACCAAGTGTTTCGATCGGTCGCCATGGCCGTCGCCTGGGGGCGTGATCACGTGGATCTCACCGGAATTCGGGCGATCGGGATCGATGAGGTCCACTGGCAGCACGGCGGCAACTTCCTGACCCTCGTCTATCAGATCGATCCGACGCAGAAGCGGCTGCTGTGGATCGGGCAGCACCGACGCGCCAAGACACTGCTGCAGTTCTTCCGCTGGTTCGGGAAGGAGCGCACGGCGGCGCTCACCTTTATCTGCAGTGACATGTGGAAGGCGTACCTCAAGGTCGTCGCCAAGAAGGCCGGTCACGCGCTCCACATCCTCGACCGCTTCCACATCGCCAAGCACATGAGCGACGCGATCGACCAGGTCCGTCGCGCGGAAGTCCGCTCGCTCCGACAGCGCGGGCGACAACCGCTCCTCACAAAAGCGCGCTGGCTGCTCCTGAAACGCCGAGAGAACCAGACGCGCGATCAGCGCGCCCGCTTGCGCGAGCTCGTGCAGCACAACCTGCGCGCCGTCCGTGCCATGCTGCTGCGCGAATGGTTTGACGACTTCTGGCACTACCGATCGCTCGACTGGGCGGGGGCGTTCCTCGATGAGTGGTGCGTGCAGGTGATGCGCTCGCGGATCGAGCCGATGAAGAAGGTCGCCCGGATGCTCCGTCGGCATCGACCGCTGCTCCTCAACTGGTTTCGGGCGCGCGGGGAGATTTCGGCGGCCATCGTCGAGGGCTTCAACAACAAAGCGAAACTGACTAGCAGAAAGGCGTACGGCTTTCGTTCGTATCGGTGCTTGGAAATCGCCCTGTACCATACGTTGGGTCAGCTCCCGGAGCCCGAAGCGACCCACAGATTCTGCTGA
- a CDS encoding methylated-DNA--[protein]-cysteine S-methyltransferase gives MVHLFPDRPLGRAASPRRPFRSSTFSDNDVGHSQQLRPKPKARPEQSRGAAPVASARFRARVLRVVTSIPAGRVSTYGDVAGAAGRPRAARAVGNIMAGCSDPRVPCHRVVASGGQLGGYGGSISLKRELLRAEGVRVIGSRIRQFDDIRWDA, from the coding sequence ATGGTGCACTTATTCCCTGACAGGCCCTTAGGTAGGGCCGCCTCGCCGAGGCGGCCGTTTCGTTCCTCGACGTTTTCGGACAACGACGTGGGCCATTCCCAGCAGCTTCGGCCTAAACCGAAGGCTCGCCCCGAGCAGAGTCGAGGGGCGGCTCCCGTTGCCTCAGCGAGGTTCCGCGCACGTGTGCTGCGAGTAGTGACGAGCATCCCAGCTGGCCGTGTGAGCACGTACGGCGACGTGGCGGGGGCTGCCGGCAGGCCCAGAGCCGCGCGGGCGGTCGGCAACATCATGGCAGGATGCTCGGATCCGCGCGTCCCTTGCCATCGTGTGGTCGCCTCCGGCGGGCAGCTCGGCGGTTACGGCGGGAGCATCTCTTTGAAGCGAGAGCTGCTACGCGCTGAAGGGGTTCGAGTCATCGGCAGCCGCATTCGCCAGTTCGATGATATTCGCTGGGACGCATAA